The Sulfuriferula sp. AH1 region TTACTCGCATATAGATGCGGGCAACCTTGACCGGCGCGGCCGGGCTGGCCGCCTTCCTCTTTGTCGTCATGTCATGGCCTTTTTGGGTATAGCTAACTTGGCCTAGCGTAGCAGACCCGGCCAATAACTCAAAGGCCAATCTAAATGTCATTTTCAGAAGACGATTGCACACAATGTCAAAAGTCGGCTGCACGGTCTTTTCTGATGCTGGGGATGTTTCAGAAAGCGGAAAATAAAGCACGCTAAGGCGTCTCCGACCTTGCCAAGCTTGTTTCGCCCTGTAGCGACGCAATCAGCGGGCACGAAACATTCCCCTTTCGGGCATGGCAGGCGCACACAAGATTAGACAGGACGGCCTCCATGCGCGCCAGGTCGGCCATCTTTTCGCGCACGTCTTGGAGCTTGTGCTCAGCCAAGCTGCTGGCTTCCTCGCAGTGGGTGCCATCGTCGAGCCGCAACAGCTCGGCAATCTCATCCAGGCTGAAGCCCAGCCGCTGGGCCGACTTTACAAAGCGCACCCGCGTTACATCCGCCGCGCCATAGCGGCGAATGCTGCCGTAAGGCTTGTCCGGTTCCGGCAACAAGCCCTTGCGCTGGTAGAACCGGATGGTCTCTACATTGACCCCGGCCGCCTTGGCAAAAACGCCAATGGTCAGGTTTTCCAAATTCTTTTCCATACCACTTGACTCCGTACATGACTACGGAAGTAAGGTTACGCTATCCAATTCAAATTCGAAAGGACAAGCGCATGTCTGAACCACAAAACGGGCGCGGCGCGCTCTTCGCTGGCGGGCTAGCTGCCATCCTCGCCTCGACCTGCTGCCTCGGGCCGCTGGTTCTGGTTGCCTTGGGCTTCAGCGGGGCATGGATCGGCAACCTGACCGTGCTGGAGCCGTATCGCCCGATTTTCATCGGCGCAGCGCTGGTGGCGTTGTTCTTCGCCTGGCGGCGCATCTACCGCCCTACGCAAGCCTGCAAACCGGGTGAGGTCTGCGCGATTCCCCAAATGCGAGCGACTTACAAGCTCATTTTCTGGGTCGTGGCCGTGCTGGTCCTGGTCGCACTCGGATTTCCCTACGTCATGCCATTTTTCTACTGATCGGAGTTCACCATGAAAACGCAAGTTTCGGCGCAAGCCAAAAAACTGTTTGCCTCCCTCGCCCTCGCCGCCATTGTTGCCCCCGTGTGGGCCGCCACTCAGACCGTCACGCTGTCCGTACCGGGCATGACCTGCTCCGCCTGCCCGATCACCGTCAAGAAGGCGATTTCCAAGGTCGAAGGCGTCAGCAAGGTTGACGTGACCTTCGAGACCCGCGAAGCGGTTGTCACTTTCGATGATGCCAAGACCAGCGTCCAGAAGCTCACCAAAGCAACCACCGATGCGGGCTATCCCTCCAGCGTCAAGCAGTGAACCACTGAACCCGAACCTGGGGCGCTCGGCAGCGTTGTTTCCGCGATGGGTTGCGCCGCGTGCTTTCCGGCCATCGCCAGCTTGGGCGCGGCCATCGGCCTGGGCTTTCTACAGGAATACGAAGGATTGTTCATCTCCAAGCTGCTGCCGCTGTTCGCTGTCGTGGCTTTGCTGGCGA contains the following coding sequences:
- the merT gene encoding mercuric ion transporter MerT is translated as MSEPQNGRGALFAGGLAAILASTCCLGPLVLVALGFSGAWIGNLTVLEPYRPIFIGAALVALFFAWRRIYRPTQACKPGEVCAIPQMRATYKLIFWVVAVLVLVALGFPYVMPFFY
- the merP gene encoding mercury resistance system periplasmic binding protein MerP, encoding MKTQVSAQAKKLFASLALAAIVAPVWAATQTVTLSVPGMTCSACPITVKKAISKVEGVSKVDVTFETREAVVTFDDAKTSVQKLTKATTDAGYPSSVKQ
- the merR gene encoding Hg(II)-responsive transcriptional regulator; protein product: MEKNLENLTIGVFAKAAGVNVETIRFYQRKGLLPEPDKPYGSIRRYGAADVTRVRFVKSAQRLGFSLDEIAELLRLDDGTHCEEASSLAEHKLQDVREKMADLARMEAVLSNLVCACHARKGNVSCPLIASLQGETSLARSETP